Proteins encoded by one window of Arachis ipaensis cultivar K30076 chromosome B04, Araip1.1, whole genome shotgun sequence:
- the LOC107638870 gene encoding berberine bridge enzyme-like 13, which yields MVLLRSHLPTLLVLLLSSIFSFSNSASIEENFIQCLSFYSDKAPPFSSSIVTPKNDSFTNVLDSSAQNLRLLVPSAPKPEFIFTPLNESHVQVAVICSKKLGIHMRVRSGGHDYEGLSYVSEIETPFIIIDLAKLRAVEVDIQDSSAWVQAGATVGEAYYRISEKSPVHGFPAGLCTSLGIGGHIVGGAYGSMMRKYGLGADNVLDAKIVDANGRLLDREAMGEDVFWAIRGGGGGSFGIVLSWKLNLVPVPETVTVFTVSKTLEQDATKIVQRWQEVAPNIDEELFMRVIIQPASTANKTERTISTSYNALFLGDADTLLQVMQQKFPELGLTKNDCLETSWIKSVLYIAGFPKDTPPEVLLQGKSTFKNYFKAKSDFVRDPIPETGLEGLWQRLLEEDSPLMIWNPYGGMMNSFSDSDSPFPHRNGTLYKIQYLTLWQDGDKNATKHIEWIRKLYNYMTPYVSKFPREAYVNYRDLDLGMNKKNSTSYIQATAWGNMYFKDNFNRLVKIKTKFDPENVFRHEQSIPPLPVSRLKDRKCNKWG from the exons ATGGTGTTACTACGTTCACACTTGCCAACACTATTAGTCCTTTTGTTATCATCAATTTTTTCATTCTCAAATTCAGCTTCCATTGAAGAAAACTTCATCCAATGCCTAAGCTTTTATTCAGATAAAGCACCACCGTTTTCCTCATCAATTGTGACACCAAAGAATGATTCATTCACCAACGTTCTTGATTCCTCAGCACAGAATTTAAGGCTTCTGGTGCCTTCTGCGCCGAAGCCGGAGTTTATCTTCACACCGTTGAATGAATCTCATGTCCAAGTGGCTGTGATTTGCTCAAAGAAGCTTGGAATTCACATGAGAGTGCGAAGTGGAGGCCATGACTATGAAGGATTGTCATATGTTTCTGAGATTGAAACTCCTTTCATAATAATTGATTTGGCCAAGCTTCGCGCCGTGGAAGTAGACATACAAGATAGCAGCGCTTGGGTCCAAGCCGGCGCCACGGTCGGCGAAGCCTACTACAGAATATCAGAGAAAAGCCCGGTTCATGGATTCCCGGCCGGGCTTTGCACAAGCTTAGGGATTGGAGGACACATTGTGGGAGGTGCATATGGATCCATGATGAGAAAATATGGGCTTGGAGCCGACAATGTCCTCGACGCGAAAATTGTTGATGCCAATGGTAGATTACTTGACAGAGAAGCCATGGGGGAAGATGTGTTTTGGGCCATCCGAGGAGGCGGAGGTGGAAGCTTTGGAATCGTTCTTTCGTGGAAGTTGAATCTTGTTCCAGTGCCAGAAACCGTGACAGTTTTCACGGTTTCCAAGACACTGGAGCAAGATGCAACTAAGATTGTTCAAAGGTGGCAAGAAGTAGCACCAAACATAGATGAGGAACTCTTCATGAGAGTCATCATTCAACCAGCTTCTACTGCTAACAAAACTGAAAGAACCATCTCAACTTCTTACAATGCTCTATTCCTTG GTGATGCTGATACACTCCTCCAAGTAATGCAGCAAAAGTTCCCTGAATTGGGTTTGACCAAAAACGATTGCTTGGAAACTAGTTGGATCAAATCAGTGCTGTATATTGCTGGCTTCCCTAAAGATACACCTCCAGAAGTTCTGCTTCAAGGGAAATCAACATTCAAGAATTACTTCAAAGCCAAGTCAGATTTCGTTAGAGATCCGATACCGGAAACCGGCCTAGAAGGGCTGTGGCAAAGGCTGCTTGAAGAGGATAGTCCCTTGATGATTTGGAACCCATATGGTGGAATGATGAACAGCTTCTCGGACTCCGATTCGCCGTTCCCTCACAGAAATGGAACACTCTACAAGATCCAGTACTTAACCTTATGGCAAGATGGAGACAAGAATGCAACAAAGCATATAGAATGGATTAGGAAGCTTTACAATTACATGACACCTTATGTGTCTAAGTTCCCAAGGGAAGCATATGTGAACTATAGAGATCTTGATTTGGGTATGAACAAGAAGAATAGCACAAGCTATATACAAGCAACTGCATGGGGTAACATGTATTTCAAGGACAATTTCAATAGGTTGGTTAAGATTAAGACtaaatttgatccggagaatgtgTTTAGGCATGAACAGAGCATTCCACCACTTCCAGTTTCAAGGCTAAAAGACAGAAAATGCAATAAATGGGGATAA